The genomic DNA CGTTGAGGCCGACATGCTTCATGCAGACCAGCGCCCGTTTGCCGGCCCAGCTCATGCCGAGCGCCTCTTCGTAGGCCACCTTCTCGTTGGTGCTCCAGAAGGCGTGGACGTCGCCGGCGGCCTTGGTCCGCCGCTCGACGAACTCGAAGATCTCGGTGGACGGGGTGCCGGGGTAGCCGTAGACGCCGGAGAGGCCGGCGTGGATCGCCCCCAGGCCGATCGCCTCGTCGCCAAGCAAGACCTCACGCTGCATCGCTTCGCCCTCCGTTCGTGGGCATTCTAGACGGTTCGGAAGCGGTGGGCCAGCTTTTCGGGGCCCAATTGTGAAAAGTTGAACTTACTGCTGGCGCTCGGGTCCGGATCACGACCTGGACCACGGGTGCGTCGGCACCGCGTCCGGGCAGGCTGGCGGAAGGGGGAGAGGAGACACTCGGGAACGGAAACGGGAACGGGCGGACGATCCGCCCCAGCCCCTAACGCCAAACCCCTCAACGCAACGCAGACCCCTAACCCCTCGCCCCTCCGTGCGCATGGCATAATCGCCGCAATGGCCGACGGCCGACGCATCCTCCTGACCAACGACGACGGCTACGCGTCCGAGGGCATTCAGGCCCTCGCGGACAGCCTGGAGCCGGTCGCCGAGGTCTGGGTGGTGGCCCCGAGGATCGAGCAGTCGGCGGTGTCGCACGCGCTCACCCTCGACCGGCCGCTCCACATCGAGCGCCTCGGCGAGCGGCGCTTCGCGGTCGACGGCACCCCGACCGACTGCGTGGCGCTCGGCGTGGCGAGCCTGATGGTGGTCTCGCCGCCCGACCTCGTCGTCTCGGGCATCAACTTCGGCGCCAACATGGGGGTCGACGTGCACTACTCGGGCACCGTGTCGGCGGCCTTCGAGGGCGTGATCCTCGGCTGCCCGGCGCTCGCGGTGTCCCAGGTCCGCGGTGAGGGCTTCTCGTTCCACGTCGCGGCCGCCATCGCCTGCCGGCTGGCGGAGTGGATCCTCGACCGCGGCCTGGCGGCGGACACCCTGCTCAACGTCAACGTGCCGGTCGGGAGGCCGCGCGGCGTCAAGCTGACCCGGCTGGGCGTCCGCCGTTACACCGAGGGTGTCATCGAGCAGGTCGACCCGAGGGGGAAGCAGATCTACTGGATCGGCGGCGGCGAGCCGGTGTGGGAGGAGATCCCGGGCACCGACTTCCACGAGGTGGCCGCGGGCTACGTGTCGGTGACCCCGCTCCACCTGGACATGACCGATCTCCGCGGCCTCGAAGCGCTCG from Thermoanaerobaculales bacterium includes the following:
- the surE gene encoding 5'/3'-nucleotidase SurE, whose amino-acid sequence is MADGRRILLTNDDGYASEGIQALADSLEPVAEVWVVAPRIEQSAVSHALTLDRPLHIERLGERRFAVDGTPTDCVALGVASLMVVSPPDLVVSGINFGANMGVDVHYSGTVSAAFEGVILGCPALAVSQVRGEGFSFHVAAAIACRLAEWILDRGLAADTLLNVNVPVGRPRGVKLTRLGVRRYTEGVIEQVDPRGKQIYWIGGGEPVWEEIPGTDFHEVAAGYVSVTPLHLDMTDLRGLEALEAARPPWVGPWAPGERDR